From Virgibacillus natechei, the proteins below share one genomic window:
- a CDS encoding nucleotide pyrophosphohydrolase, whose translation MYNTNQIQKRVDDYISQYKEGYFSPLSLMARLSEEVGELAREVNHHHGEKPKKTTEKEKTIEEELGDILFVLSCFANSLEIDMSEAFDIAINKIETRDKDRWTYKD comes from the coding sequence ATATATAACACAAATCAAATTCAAAAACGAGTTGATGATTATATCTCGCAGTATAAAGAAGGATATTTTTCCCCATTAAGTTTAATGGCCAGGTTATCGGAAGAAGTTGGAGAACTGGCACGCGAGGTAAATCATCATCATGGAGAAAAGCCAAAAAAAACAACAGAAAAAGAAAAAACGATCGAAGAAGAACTGGGAGATATACTATTTGTTCTCTCTTGTTTTGCTAACTCATTAGAAATTGATATGTCTGAAGCTTTTGATATTGCAATAAATAAAATAGAAACAAGGGATAAAGATCGTTGGACATATAAAGATTAA
- a CDS encoding YitT family protein: MLNGLKFKNTFFILLGAAIFSFGIVHFNMQNNLGEGGFTGITLLFYFLWGWDPAITNILLNIPLFFIGWKYLGRTTFIYTIIGTVAVSLFLIIFQINPFPMYLQSDMTLAALFAGVFIGVGLGIIFRYGGTTGGVDIIARLVNKFVGWSMGRTMFLFDFLVITTSVFVILDLIEGMYTLVAVYIAARLIDFIQEGAYSARGATIISTYSDEIANQILKDMNRGVTVLNGSGSFSKEKREVLYCVVARNEIVHLKNIINECDPHAFVAVGTVHDVVGEGFTLDENKNPIND; encoded by the coding sequence ATGCTAAATGGATTAAAATTTAAAAATACATTTTTTATTCTTTTAGGTGCAGCTATTTTTTCTTTTGGCATTGTTCATTTCAATATGCAGAATAACCTCGGTGAAGGAGGGTTCACCGGAATTACGTTATTGTTTTATTTCTTATGGGGATGGGATCCAGCTATAACAAATATTTTACTAAACATCCCTTTATTTTTCATTGGCTGGAAATACCTCGGGCGGACAACTTTCATTTATACGATTATTGGAACAGTTGCAGTATCCCTGTTTTTAATTATCTTTCAAATTAATCCATTCCCTATGTATTTACAATCTGATATGACATTAGCAGCCCTTTTTGCAGGTGTGTTTATCGGTGTAGGTCTTGGTATCATATTTCGTTATGGGGGAACAACTGGCGGTGTGGATATAATAGCAAGGCTCGTCAACAAATTCGTTGGTTGGAGTATGGGGCGAACAATGTTTCTTTTTGATTTTCTGGTCATTACAACCTCTGTGTTTGTTATTTTAGATTTGATAGAAGGTATGTATACATTAGTGGCAGTTTATATTGCAGCCAGACTAATTGATTTTATTCAGGAAGGAGCATATTCAGCGAGAGGAGCAACAATAATCTCAACTTATAGTGATGAAATAGCAAACCAAATTTTAAAGGATATGAATCGCGGGGTAACTGTACTCAACGGCAGTGGGAGCTTCTCAAAAGAAAAACGGGAAGTGTTGTATTGTGTTGTCGCAAGAAACGAAATTGTTCATTTGAAAAATATAATTAATGAGTGTGATCCACATGCATTTGTAGCTGTAGGCACCGTACATGATGTGGTTGGTGAGGGTTTTACTTTAGATGAGAATAAAAATCCAATCAATGATTGA
- a CDS encoding zinc metallopeptidase — protein MFGGLGGFIIYIALLMIIPLWAQSKVKNTYKTYSKKATSSSMSGAEVARKILNDNGLFDVNIEETKGKLSDHYDPRKKVVRLSSDNYHGMSMASSAIAAHEVGHAIQDAEEYAFLKFRSALVPAASFGSNISFFFIFAGIIFGMGEMLLLGIIFMSAAVLFQLVTLPVEFNASNRAMGQLVASGVIRNNEERPTKKVLNAAALTYVAAALVAVAELVRFIMMYVASND, from the coding sequence ATGTTTGGAGGACTTGGTGGGTTTATTATTTATATAGCCCTATTGATGATTATCCCATTATGGGCGCAATCAAAAGTAAAAAACACGTATAAAACTTATTCGAAAAAAGCAACATCGTCCTCAATGTCAGGAGCGGAGGTTGCTCGAAAAATTCTAAATGATAATGGGCTTTTTGACGTGAATATAGAGGAGACCAAAGGCAAACTTAGTGACCATTATGATCCAAGGAAAAAAGTGGTTAGACTTTCGAGTGATAATTATCATGGTATGTCGATGGCTTCTTCAGCAATTGCGGCACATGAAGTTGGACACGCTATCCAGGATGCAGAGGAATATGCTTTTTTGAAATTCAGAAGTGCATTGGTTCCAGCAGCAAGTTTTGGTTCTAATATTTCATTCTTTTTCATTTTTGCCGGTATCATTTTTGGTATGGGAGAAATGCTACTACTTGGTATTATCTTTATGTCAGCAGCCGTATTGTTTCAATTGGTTACACTACCGGTTGAGTTCAATGCCTCTAATAGAGCGATGGGACAATTAGTCGCATCAGGTGTTATACGGAATAACGAAGAACGACCAACGAAAAAAGTGTTAAATGCTGCTGCATTAACTTATGTCGCTGCTGCATTAGTAGCTGTAGCGGAGTTAGTTAGATTTATCATGATGTATGTAGCGAGTAACGATTAA
- a CDS encoding sporulation protein YpjB has protein sequence MVNEKRIYILKFLILTVGIVIQLLYTGSLDTSSAATEFGESVKDNSKQISFYWIAGVIAGCIVITLSYVSYRKYKGEKKKQLEKEKNQDKSVD, from the coding sequence ATGGTAAATGAGAAAAGGATATATATCCTAAAGTTTTTGATACTAACCGTAGGGATTGTTATACAATTACTTTATACAGGCTCTCTTGATACAAGTTCAGCCGCAACCGAATTTGGGGAATCTGTTAAAGATAATTCGAAACAGATTTCATTTTATTGGATAGCTGGAGTAATTGCTGGATGTATTGTAATTACATTATCCTATGTTAGTTATAGAAAATACAAGGGTGAAAAGAAAAAGCAATTAGAGAAAGAAAAAAATCAGGACAAATCAGTTGACTGA
- a CDS encoding DUF1405 domain-containing protein, with protein sequence MIKYILLDRVFLTCLFLINLFGTIYGFMWYESQLAITPAIFVLFVPDSPTATLFFTIFLFFFIFKKHVPYIEALAIMTLFKYGVWAVVMNLLTLVVEGTLSWQGYMLMASHGAMALQGLLYAPFYRIKLRHITIAAIWVLHNDIIDYVFGMMPIYSSLTQYMNEIGYFTFWLSILSIFITYKLTLKPEEKMKL encoded by the coding sequence ATGATTAAGTATATCTTACTTGATAGGGTTTTTTTAACTTGCTTATTTTTGATTAATTTATTTGGTACGATTTATGGATTTATGTGGTACGAGAGTCAGTTGGCTATCACTCCAGCCATTTTTGTTCTTTTTGTTCCAGATAGCCCGACAGCAACTTTGTTTTTCACTATCTTTTTATTCTTTTTTATATTTAAAAAGCATGTACCTTATATTGAAGCCCTTGCTATTATGACTTTATTTAAATACGGAGTATGGGCTGTCGTTATGAATCTTTTGACACTCGTGGTTGAGGGGACGCTTAGCTGGCAGGGATATATGCTAATGGCTTCACACGGTGCTATGGCTTTGCAAGGGTTACTATATGCTCCGTTCTATAGAATTAAATTAAGACATATTACTATAGCAGCGATTTGGGTATTACATAATGATATTATAGACTATGTTTTTGGAATGATGCCAATATACTCCTCCTTAACTCAATATATGAACGAAATTGGCTATTTTACATTTTGGCTCAGTATTTTATCAATCTTTATAACATATAAGCTTACACTTAAACCTGAAGAGAAAATGAAACTATAG
- a CDS encoding menaquinol-cytochrome c reductase cytochrome b/c subunit → MKKGKGMKFVGDSRISAESNPHIPKDYSEYPGRTEAFWPNFLLKEWLVGSVFLVGFLSLTLAHPAPLEAVADPTDAAYIPLPDWYFLFLYELLKYEFASGVWTIMGILVIPGIGFGALFLAPFLDQGPGRRPHSRPIAVSMMLLGLASVIWLTYASVAVVDWETRAEENQPIPEQDVEIDQEDPGYAIYENNCMACHGDDLQGGASGPSLLGIDFSAEEIATISTDGIGDMPPDQFTGSDEELDQLVDFILSVNEDAE, encoded by the coding sequence GTGAAGAAGGGAAAAGGGATGAAGTTTGTCGGAGATTCAAGAATTTCCGCCGAATCAAATCCACATATACCAAAAGATTATTCTGAATATCCCGGGAGAACTGAAGCTTTTTGGCCAAACTTCTTACTAAAAGAATGGTTAGTAGGTTCTGTGTTCTTAGTTGGGTTCTTGAGCTTAACTTTAGCTCATCCAGCACCTTTGGAAGCCGTGGCTGATCCAACCGATGCTGCCTATATACCTTTACCAGACTGGTATTTCTTGTTCTTGTATGAATTGCTGAAATATGAATTTGCAAGTGGTGTCTGGACAATTATGGGTATATTAGTTATCCCAGGTATAGGGTTTGGTGCACTATTTCTAGCTCCATTTTTAGACCAGGGACCAGGACGAAGACCACACTCGAGACCAATAGCTGTCAGTATGATGCTTCTTGGTTTAGCTTCCGTAATATGGTTAACCTACGCTTCAGTAGCGGTTGTGGATTGGGAGACTCGTGCGGAAGAAAATCAACCGATCCCTGAACAAGATGTAGAAATTGATCAAGAGGATCCAGGATACGCTATCTATGAAAATAATTGTATGGCTTGTCATGGTGATGATTTACAAGGCGGAGCCTCAGGACCATCTTTACTTGGGATTGATTTCTCAGCAGAAGAAATCGCTACTATATCCACAGATGGAATTGGTGACATGCCTCCTGATCAATTTACAGGATCCGATGAAGAACTGGATCAATTGGTAGACTTTATACTTTCAGTAAATGAAGATGCAGAATAA
- the qcrB gene encoding menaquinol-cytochrome c reductase cytochrome b subunit: protein MLQKLYDWIDERVDVTPIWRDIADHEVPEHVNPAHHFSAFVYCFGGLTFFVVVIQILSGMFLTMYYVPDIENAWRSVYYLQTEVAHGQIVRGMHHWGASVIVVMLLLHTLRVFFQGAYKKPRELNWMVGVLIFFIVLGLGFTGYLLPWDNKAFFATQVGLEIAEQVPFIGEQLKTLLAGDPSIVGAQTLTRFFAIHVFFLPAALFALLAVHFILIRKQGIAGPL, encoded by the coding sequence ATGCTACAGAAATTATATGACTGGATTGATGAACGTGTAGATGTTACCCCTATTTGGCGTGATATTGCGGATCATGAGGTGCCAGAGCATGTTAATCCCGCTCATCATTTCTCAGCTTTTGTGTATTGTTTTGGGGGATTAACCTTTTTCGTTGTTGTAATACAAATTCTTTCGGGTATGTTCCTAACAATGTATTATGTTCCAGACATTGAGAACGCTTGGAGGTCTGTTTACTATTTACAAACAGAGGTTGCACATGGTCAAATCGTACGCGGTATGCACCATTGGGGTGCTAGTGTTATTGTTGTAATGCTTCTATTACATACCTTGCGTGTCTTTTTCCAAGGCGCTTATAAAAAGCCACGTGAATTGAACTGGATGGTCGGTGTATTAATCTTCTTTATTGTGCTGGGCCTTGGTTTTACTGGTTATTTACTACCTTGGGATAATAAAGCATTCTTTGCAACCCAAGTTGGTTTGGAAATTGCAGAACAGGTTCCATTCATAGGTGAACAATTGAAGACACTGTTAGCTGGTGACCCATCTATTGTAGGTGCTCAAACCCTGACGAGATTCTTTGCGATCCATGTGTTCTTCCTGCCAGCTGCATTATTTGCATTATTAGCAGTACACTTTATCTTAATCCGTAAACAAGGTATTGCCGGACCGCTATAA
- a CDS encoding QcrA and Rieske domain-containing protein codes for MSEKKQQVSRRQFLNYTLTGLGGFMAAGMLVPMLRMAVDPVLQESSVGDLANVGISVDDITTEPQRVDWQVTQVDGWYESEVSKTAWVFRNEDDEIQAFSPICKHLGCVVTWEGSDEFPNEFFCPCHDGRYYKDGTNVPGTPPLAPLDVYEQDVENGMLFLGDATPREGA; via the coding sequence ATGAGCGAAAAAAAGCAACAAGTATCCCGTAGACAGTTTTTAAATTATACGCTTACTGGTCTAGGCGGTTTTATGGCGGCTGGTATGCTTGTTCCTATGTTACGAATGGCAGTGGATCCTGTTTTGCAGGAGTCAAGTGTTGGTGATTTGGCAAATGTCGGTATATCTGTAGATGATATTACAACCGAGCCACAACGTGTGGATTGGCAAGTTACACAAGTAGATGGCTGGTATGAGTCAGAAGTTAGCAAAACAGCATGGGTTTTCAGAAATGAAGATGATGAAATTCAAGCCTTTTCACCAATTTGTAAACACCTTGGTTGTGTTGTTACATGGGAAGGAAGCGATGAATTTCCAAACGAATTTTTCTGCCCATGTCATGATGGACGCTACTATAAAGACGGTACCAATGTGCCAGGAACACCGCCATTAGCTCCATTAGATGTCTATGAACAAGATGTGGAAAATGGAATGTTATTCCTAGGTGATGCAACTCCAAGAGAGGGGGCGTAA
- a CDS encoding DUF2487 family protein has product MRWTKKDIKTYMDSKEYIDTIVVPLNPFQLSNDNDLEKITFQSEVLTVFTQEIEKELTGRILLTPTYHYLKSSSKDNEVERINTWIKDIQEQNFTQIFFISFDSSWRQYEQALHGELLWLPGIHSGDLNSKEMHNVIRDQVEQVVELIRSYWKTSQ; this is encoded by the coding sequence ATGAGATGGACAAAGAAAGATATAAAGACATATATGGATTCAAAGGAATACATAGACACCATAGTAGTCCCTTTAAACCCTTTTCAGTTATCAAACGATAATGACTTAGAGAAAATTACGTTTCAGAGCGAAGTATTAACTGTTTTCACACAAGAAATTGAAAAAGAACTAACCGGTAGAATCTTATTAACACCAACTTATCATTATTTAAAATCATCTAGTAAAGATAATGAGGTTGAAAGAATTAACACATGGATCAAAGATATACAGGAACAGAACTTCACCCAAATATTTTTTATATCGTTTGATTCCAGTTGGAGACAATATGAACAAGCATTACACGGCGAGTTATTATGGTTACCAGGTATTCATTCCGGTGATTTAAACTCAAAAGAAATGCATAATGTAATACGCGATCAGGTTGAACAGGTTGTTGAGCTTATTAGATCCTATTGGAAAACCAGTCAATAA
- a CDS encoding ReoY family proteolytic degradation factor, whose protein sequence is MQTPISVQDKKSFIRWFLDHYQLKKRESVWILNYLVNHNELLANVHFVREVKFCSRGIVMTSQCSEEAPFRFYKNHLVTTDAEKSFHDIRLNQHEPLYLQLNFKNANQNSFYVSVLEENPYIPDEYFITKKDQDLAKQLLDKSLFTYKKDLLLTEIDQSLDEMDQKKFTKLVNQLHRLEMSNANQPKLLKQ, encoded by the coding sequence ATGCAAACTCCTATTTCCGTGCAAGATAAAAAAAGTTTTATTCGATGGTTTTTAGACCATTATCAATTAAAAAAACGAGAAAGTGTTTGGATATTAAATTACTTGGTAAATCATAATGAACTTCTAGCTAATGTTCATTTTGTAAGAGAGGTAAAATTTTGCTCAAGAGGTATCGTAATGACGAGCCAATGCTCCGAGGAGGCTCCGTTCCGCTTTTATAAAAATCATCTCGTTACAACTGACGCCGAAAAGTCTTTTCACGATATTCGATTAAATCAACACGAACCATTATATTTACAACTTAATTTTAAAAATGCAAATCAAAATTCATTCTATGTATCTGTTTTAGAAGAAAATCCATATATTCCAGATGAATATTTTATAACCAAAAAGGATCAGGACCTTGCAAAACAATTATTGGATAAGTCTCTTTTCACATATAAAAAAGACTTACTTCTAACAGAAATTGACCAGTCATTGGACGAAATGGATCAAAAGAAATTCACAAAATTAGTGAACCAGTTACATAGACTGGAAATGTCAAATGCGAATCAACCTAAATTGCTAAAGCAATAG
- a CDS encoding tetratricopeptide repeat protein translates to MDTIMQAVNLMESNQSEKAVEVLESYLPIADEEERHTIAELYIQWGFLHEASVILNELLQRYPNESEIKVMLADIYIDMEDDELAINLLNEIPVGDPAYTQTLIQLADLYQAQGLFEVAEQKLLTAKQHDPNEVVIDFALGELLFSIGEYRKAITYYEKILPQMKEVANISINDRLGEAHAASGDYELALTFFQDIESEHPDTLFKYGLTAYQAARNDIAIKAWEHVMEIDPYYHTVYYQLANVYDEEGMPNDAYETAVQGLGIDEFNKELFFLAGVLAHQLNNDDESEKWVREAIVLDHDYKEAILFLIEQFKTKDKYAEIVDLIVEIKELGADDSLYEWELARAYNEIESYDDALKHYKEAYNSLNQDSDFMKDYGYFLTEEGRTEDAIPILEAYLAQQPLDIEIEDFLNRLKQAKDGQE, encoded by the coding sequence ATGGACACCATAATGCAAGCAGTAAATTTAATGGAAAGTAATCAATCAGAAAAAGCAGTAGAAGTATTAGAAAGTTATCTACCTATAGCTGATGAAGAGGAACGGCACACCATTGCCGAATTGTATATTCAATGGGGTTTTTTACATGAGGCAAGTGTGATTTTAAATGAGTTACTACAGCGATATCCCAATGAAAGTGAAATAAAGGTTATGCTTGCTGATATATATATAGACATGGAAGATGATGAATTAGCTATAAATTTATTAAATGAAATTCCAGTAGGTGATCCAGCATATACACAAACTTTAATTCAGTTAGCAGATCTATATCAAGCACAAGGATTATTCGAGGTTGCTGAACAAAAGTTGCTAACGGCTAAACAGCATGACCCAAATGAAGTGGTTATTGATTTTGCATTAGGCGAACTATTGTTTTCGATTGGTGAGTACAGAAAAGCAATTACTTATTACGAGAAAATCTTACCTCAAATGAAGGAAGTAGCTAATATATCGATTAACGATCGATTAGGAGAGGCACATGCTGCTTCAGGAGATTACGAATTAGCACTAACATTTTTCCAGGATATCGAAAGCGAACACCCTGACACGCTATTTAAATATGGACTCACTGCTTATCAGGCTGCTCGAAATGATATTGCAATAAAAGCCTGGGAGCATGTAATGGAAATCGACCCTTATTACCATACAGTCTATTATCAGTTAGCTAATGTTTATGACGAAGAGGGAATGCCTAACGATGCATATGAAACAGCTGTGCAGGGACTGGGAATCGATGAGTTTAACAAAGAACTGTTCTTTCTAGCAGGTGTATTAGCGCATCAACTGAATAATGATGATGAAAGTGAAAAATGGGTTCGAGAAGCAATTGTCTTAGACCACGATTATAAAGAAGCCATATTATTTTTAATTGAACAGTTTAAAACGAAGGATAAATATGCTGAAATTGTAGATTTAATAGTAGAAATTAAAGAATTAGGTGCAGACGATTCCCTATATGAATGGGAACTTGCTCGAGCATATAATGAAATTGAATCATATGATGATGCATTAAAACACTATAAGGAAGCATATAATAGCCTTAATCAGGATAGTGACTTTATGAAGGACTATGGATATTTTCTTACAGAAGAAGGGAGGACAGAGGATGCCATTCCGATTTTAGAAGCGTACTTAGCCCAACAGCCATTGGATATAGAAATAGAGGATTTTCTCAATCGTTTGAAGCAGGCAAAGGATGGCCAAGAATAG
- the aroA gene encoding 3-phosphoshikimate 1-carboxyvinyltransferase gives MNERKLHPSQNVLSGEIEVPGDKSISHRAVMIGSLAQGTTHVSHFLDGEDCMRTVKAFRSMGVSIEHKETSLIIEGKGIAALKEPKEPIYFGNSGTTARLMLGLLAGFPFFTTVYGDPSLSNRPMDRVVSPLKQMDAIIDGRGDGNYLPLSIRGKMLNGINYALPVKSAQVKSAVLLAGLLANEETKVTEQTITRNHTENMLKAFGADITTDGLDTKITNKKSLKAIDVYIPGDISSAAFFLVAAAIVPGSNVKLKNVGLNQTRTGIIDVLNTMGANMQVHNQQVSSGELLGDITIGHTALHSTTIEGEVIPRLIDEIPIIALLATQVEGTTIIRNAAELRVKETDRIAAVVDVLSTLGANLEATTDGIIIYGKTTLTGGEVSSYNDHRIAMMAAIASLVAEDDVTIDDVSSIAISYPTFFDDLQTILN, from the coding sequence TTGAATGAACGTAAATTACATCCCTCTCAAAACGTATTATCAGGGGAAATAGAGGTGCCTGGAGATAAATCAATATCACATAGAGCTGTAATGATAGGTTCTTTGGCTCAAGGTACAACTCATGTTTCTCATTTTTTGGACGGAGAAGATTGCATGCGCACTGTGAAGGCATTTCGTTCTATGGGGGTTTCCATTGAACATAAAGAAACATCTCTCATTATTGAAGGAAAAGGTATCGCGGCACTGAAGGAGCCAAAAGAGCCAATCTATTTTGGCAATTCTGGAACGACTGCTAGGTTAATGCTTGGTTTATTAGCAGGATTTCCATTTTTCACTACGGTATACGGGGACCCTTCCTTATCAAATCGTCCGATGGATCGTGTGGTTAGTCCTTTAAAACAAATGGACGCTATAATTGATGGCAGAGGAGATGGAAATTATTTACCGTTATCCATTCGAGGGAAAATGCTGAACGGAATCAATTATGCATTACCTGTTAAAAGTGCACAAGTCAAATCTGCAGTTCTTCTTGCAGGTTTACTTGCTAATGAGGAAACAAAGGTCACTGAACAAACTATTACGAGAAATCATACAGAAAATATGCTAAAAGCTTTTGGTGCTGATATAACTACGGATGGATTAGATACAAAGATCACCAATAAAAAATCACTAAAAGCAATTGATGTTTATATTCCGGGTGATATTTCTTCTGCCGCATTCTTTTTAGTTGCAGCAGCAATTGTTCCGGGTAGTAATGTAAAATTAAAAAACGTAGGTCTTAATCAAACAAGAACCGGTATAATTGATGTGCTAAATACGATGGGAGCTAATATGCAGGTGCATAACCAGCAAGTTAGTAGTGGGGAATTGCTGGGGGATATAACCATTGGACATACAGCACTTCATAGTACAACGATTGAAGGCGAAGTTATCCCTAGATTAATTGACGAAATTCCGATCATTGCATTACTAGCTACGCAAGTTGAAGGAACAACCATTATACGTAATGCAGCGGAGCTTCGTGTTAAAGAAACCGATCGAATTGCAGCTGTGGTCGATGTCTTATCTACCTTAGGTGCAAATTTAGAGGCAACAACTGATGGTATCATTATTTATGGAAAGACGACATTAACCGGAGGCGAAGTATCGTCATACAATGATCATCGCATTGCAATGATGGCTGCAATTGCATCCCTGGTTGCAGAAGATGACGTGACGATTGATGATGTTTCTTCCATTGCTATTTCCTATCCAACATTTTTTGATGATTTACAAACTATTTTGAATTAG
- a CDS encoding prephenate dehydrogenase: MKQTIVIAGMGLIGGSLAKSIFQSNQHHIVGYDVDLKTLEYAQLNEMIHESTTDFTLAVQQADFIILAAPISETISLLHDLDSLPLKKDVIVTDVASVKTSILETANTLTNEHITFIGGHPMAGSHKKGVEAAKEHLFENAIYVLTPSIRSTEGKIASLKNILKHTNSNFVTLNSNEHDEMTGVISHFPHLIASSLVHQAKQWGDKHTYLPTLAAGGFRDITRIASSNPEMWQDIFYHNKFKMSKLLKDWIIEMSSLKELLDTNDKESMITYLKNAKVYRDGLGEKDKGAIPSFHDLYVDIQDQTGALASVVQLLASKEISIKNIQILEIREGITGALRLSFPTQDLQIQSYHLLQNHGHEVMVQN; the protein is encoded by the coding sequence TTGAAACAAACAATAGTAATAGCAGGCATGGGTTTAATTGGTGGATCACTTGCCAAAAGTATATTCCAGTCGAATCAACATCATATCGTCGGGTATGATGTTGATTTGAAAACATTAGAATACGCACAATTGAATGAGATGATACATGAATCAACAACTGATTTTACCTTGGCAGTGCAACAGGCAGATTTTATTATACTGGCAGCACCAATATCTGAAACGATTAGCTTATTGCATGATTTAGATTCACTACCTTTAAAGAAGGATGTTATTGTTACGGATGTAGCTTCTGTCAAAACCTCCATTTTGGAAACAGCTAACACCTTAACAAATGAACATATTACTTTTATAGGTGGTCATCCAATGGCTGGTTCCCATAAAAAAGGAGTCGAAGCTGCGAAAGAGCATCTATTTGAAAATGCCATTTATGTGCTAACACCATCTATACGAAGTACAGAGGGAAAAATAGCTTCACTTAAAAATATCTTAAAACATACCAATAGTAATTTTGTTACTTTAAACTCAAATGAGCATGACGAGATGACGGGTGTTATTTCACATTTTCCTCATTTAATTGCTTCATCTCTTGTCCATCAAGCCAAACAATGGGGGGATAAACATACATATTTACCAACACTGGCCGCGGGAGGATTCAGAGATATTACAAGAATTGCTTCCAGTAACCCTGAAATGTGGCAAGACATTTTTTATCATAATAAATTTAAAATGTCTAAGTTATTAAAAGATTGGATTATTGAGATGTCATCACTTAAGGAGTTATTGGATACAAATGATAAAGAAAGTATGATTACATATCTAAAAAATGCCAAAGTCTATCGAGATGGGTTAGGCGAGAAGGATAAAGGGGCCATCCCTTCCTTCCATGATTTATATGTTGACATACAAGATCAAACCGGAGCATTGGCATCCGTCGTACAACTGTTAGCTAGTAAAGAGATAAGTATTAAAAATATACAAATTCTAGAAATTCGTGAGGGCATTACTGGCGCTTTAAGATTAAGTTTTCCTACACAGGATTTACAAATACAAAGCTATCATTTATTACAAAATCATGGCCATGAAGTGATGGTTCAAAACTAA